The proteins below are encoded in one region of Flavobacteriales bacterium:
- a CDS encoding carboxypeptidase-like regulatory domain-containing protein: MFRRLSLLLAFACLSVVSYGQGQGTLQGKIKDKATGEPLPFVNLVIEQGGVQKGGASSDFDGNYKIASITPGTYNVRASFVGYKPFQINGVIVNSNKITFLDLELESGDVTLDEVTVVDYAVPLIDKDGGASGATVTRDDIAKMPGRSATSIATTVGGVYSADGSGALSIRGARSDANYYFIDGIKVRGSTGLPKSAIEEVSVITGGLPANYGDATGGVISITTRGASKDFFGGIDYLTSGFHFGGNDPYKAKNIGLDKYGYNLIEGSLSGPIIMKKDSTGKKIKPILGFFVSGNLTNIADSRPFFTDQYVIKSDVRDRIISNPLRPTGSGFGAFYNTDFLRMSDFEKVKFRQNAMSTAITGAGKIDVNLGPLMNLTFGGSLDYSNYYGYDYNNMLFNVDNNGLISDRTWRVYGRFTQRFAQSQNQGEESASKIKNAYYTVMVDYSKYKQTAQDANHKKNLFDYGYVGMFQTYRERSYEYTVMNGSPARVHNGYKDTAVVFTPYYIDPVTGEELHINDDLASITNQYYQLYDDKVGHYENLTQIQSANALRNGDQPTSVYNLWTNIGTQYNNYSLVDNSQFRVTASGNADIGNHAVSLGFEFEQRDDRAFSVSPVGLWTIGRQLANSHTSELDVNNPQYTWFGSVLSVDYEPLNSSPGEYNVFDDVESQSFFDYNIRKNLGWNTDGVDNLDIDAMNPEFFQLGWFSANELLNNGNNYVSYYGYTYDGQKQTDKVSFNDFFTARDEFGNKTRPIAPFQPIYVAGYIMDKFAFDDLIFNVGLRVDRFDANQMVLKDRYLLYEAKTVAEVDAQSEFGTSHPSNMGDDYVVYVNSVENPTAINGYRHDRTWYNAQGEQISDPSLIYGPNGVAPYLLNANASKDKDNEIPKAFTDYKPQINVMPRVAFSFPISDEALFFAHYDVLTKRPTTGNRLDILDYYFMDVRSVVVNNPNLMPEKTIDYELGFQQVLTKSSSLKISAFYRELRNQVALINVTGAYPRTYRTYGNLDFGTIKGTTITYDMRRTGNLSIRLSYTLQFAEGTGSDANSALNLVNSGQPNLRTIYPFEYDQRHAVTGVIDYRYGEGKDYNGPKIAGKNILQNTGVNVVLNVGSGTPYSSQQYVTPQALLSGGSSASLAGQVNGSRKPGQFRMDMQIDRNYTLKFGKEDKAKTANLNIYLQVNNVLNTRNILSVYGATGNANDDGYLSEARYQSAIAQVNSEQSFREYYALKVNNPYNYGLPRTIRLGIKFDF, translated from the coding sequence ATGTTTAGAAGACTGAGCTTGTTGCTGGCGTTCGCTTGTTTGTCCGTAGTATCTTACGGGCAAGGCCAGGGTACCCTACAGGGTAAAATCAAGGATAAGGCTACCGGAGAACCGTTGCCTTTTGTAAACCTCGTTATTGAACAGGGTGGTGTCCAAAAAGGTGGAGCCTCCTCGGATTTCGACGGTAACTACAAAATTGCTTCCATTACGCCAGGTACATACAATGTACGTGCCAGCTTCGTGGGGTATAAGCCATTCCAGATTAACGGAGTTATTGTAAACTCTAACAAAATCACCTTCCTCGATTTGGAATTGGAAAGTGGAGATGTTACGCTTGATGAGGTTACGGTTGTTGATTACGCTGTTCCTCTGATCGATAAAGATGGTGGTGCTTCCGGAGCAACAGTAACACGCGACGATATCGCTAAAATGCCGGGTCGTTCTGCTACCTCCATTGCAACCACAGTGGGTGGTGTTTATTCCGCAGACGGTTCAGGTGCACTTTCTATTCGTGGTGCCCGTTCGGATGCTAACTACTACTTCATCGATGGTATTAAAGTTCGCGGATCAACAGGTCTTCCGAAATCAGCAATTGAAGAGGTGTCGGTAATTACCGGTGGACTTCCAGCCAACTACGGTGATGCTACCGGTGGTGTAATTTCGATTACAACCAGAGGTGCTTCCAAAGATTTCTTCGGAGGTATCGATTACCTGACTTCAGGTTTCCACTTCGGCGGAAATGATCCTTACAAAGCAAAAAATATCGGATTGGATAAATATGGATACAACCTGATTGAAGGTTCATTATCCGGACCAATCATTATGAAAAAAGATTCTACCGGTAAAAAAATTAAACCCATCTTAGGCTTCTTCGTTTCCGGTAACCTTACCAATATCGCAGATAGCCGTCCATTCTTCACCGACCAATATGTGATTAAATCAGACGTTCGCGATCGCATCATTTCTAATCCTCTTCGTCCGACCGGTTCAGGCTTCGGAGCATTTTACAATACCGACTTCCTTCGCATGAGCGATTTTGAAAAGGTAAAATTCCGTCAAAATGCAATGAGCACTGCTATCACCGGTGCAGGAAAAATCGACGTTAACCTTGGTCCTTTAATGAACCTGACTTTTGGTGGATCATTGGATTACTCCAACTATTATGGTTACGACTATAATAACATGTTATTCAATGTAGATAACAACGGATTAATTTCAGATCGCACATGGCGTGTTTACGGACGCTTTACGCAGCGTTTTGCCCAGTCTCAAAATCAAGGTGAAGAAAGTGCATCCAAAATTAAAAATGCGTACTACACTGTAATGGTGGATTACTCTAAATACAAGCAAACAGCACAGGATGCTAATCATAAGAAAAATTTATTTGATTATGGTTATGTAGGTATGTTCCAGACTTACCGCGAACGTTCTTATGAATACACCGTAATGAATGGATCTCCTGCACGTGTTCACAATGGATACAAAGACACAGCGGTAGTATTTACTCCGTATTATATTGATCCGGTTACTGGAGAAGAGTTACATATTAATGATGACTTAGCTTCTATTACCAATCAGTATTATCAACTTTACGATGATAAAGTTGGACACTATGAAAACCTTACCCAGATTCAGTCGGCCAATGCATTGCGTAATGGTGACCAACCTACTTCAGTGTATAACCTCTGGACTAACATCGGTACTCAGTATAATAACTATTCATTAGTAGACAACTCTCAGTTCCGTGTTACTGCATCAGGCAATGCTGATATCGGAAATCACGCTGTTTCATTAGGATTCGAATTTGAACAACGTGACGACCGCGCATTCTCTGTTTCGCCGGTTGGTTTATGGACTATCGGTCGTCAGTTAGCCAACAGCCATACATCAGAGTTGGATGTAAACAATCCACAATACACTTGGTTTGGTTCAGTACTCTCTGTAGATTACGAGCCATTAAACTCCTCACCGGGTGAATACAACGTATTTGATGATGTTGAATCGCAATCGTTCTTCGATTATAACATCCGTAAAAATTTAGGTTGGAATACTGATGGTGTGGACAATCTGGATATTGATGCGATGAACCCTGAGTTTTTCCAATTAGGATGGTTCTCTGCCAATGAATTATTGAACAACGGTAATAACTACGTTTCATATTATGGTTATACTTACGACGGCCAGAAACAAACCGACAAAGTTTCTTTCAATGACTTCTTCACCGCACGTGATGAATTCGGAAACAAAACACGTCCGATTGCTCCCTTCCAGCCAATCTACGTTGCAGGTTATATCATGGATAAATTTGCATTCGACGATTTGATCTTTAACGTTGGATTACGTGTTGACCGCTTCGATGCAAACCAAATGGTACTTAAAGACCGCTACTTGCTTTATGAAGCTAAAACTGTAGCTGAGGTTGATGCACAATCTGAATTTGGTACGAGTCACCCTTCCAATATGGGAGATGATTATGTTGTATACGTAAACAGTGTTGAAAATCCAACTGCAATCAATGGTTACCGCCACGATCGTACATGGTACAACGCACAAGGTGAACAAATTTCTGACCCTTCATTAATTTATGGTCCGAATGGTGTTGCTCCTTATCTCTTAAATGCAAATGCGTCTAAAGATAAAGACAACGAAATTCCAAAAGCATTTACCGATTACAAACCACAAATCAACGTAATGCCACGTGTTGCTTTCTCATTCCCGATTAGCGACGAAGCATTATTCTTTGCACACTACGACGTACTTACTAAACGTCCAACTACAGGAAACCGTCTCGACATTTTGGATTACTACTTTATGGATGTAAGAAGTGTAGTTGTAAACAATCCGAATCTGATGCCTGAAAAAACAATTGACTACGAACTTGGTTTCCAACAAGTGTTAACCAAATCGTCTTCATTGAAAATCTCAGCGTTCTATCGCGAGTTACGTAACCAGGTTGCTTTGATCAATGTTACCGGAGCTTATCCTCGTACTTACCGTACTTATGGTAACCTTGACTTTGGTACAATTAAAGGAACGACCATTACGTATGATATGCGTCGTACTGGTAATTTATCCATCCGTTTATCGTACACCCTTCAGTTTGCAGAAGGTACAGGGTCAGATGCTAACTCTGCTTTGAACCTGGTTAACTCTGGTCAACCAAACTTAAGAACGATCTATCCGTTCGAGTATGACCAACGCCATGCTGTTACAGGGGTAATTGATTACCGCTATGGAGAAGGAAAAGATTATAACGGTCCAAAAATCGCCGGTAAAAATATCCTTCAAAATACAGGTGTAAACGTTGTATTAAACGTTGGATCAGGAACACCATACTCTTCACAACAATATGTAACTCCACAAGCATTGTTATCAGGTGGATCTTCAGCATCATTGGCCGGTCAGGTGAATGGTTCAAGAAAACCTGGTCAGTTCCGTATGGATATGCAGATCGACCGTAACTACACCTTGAAATTTGGTAAAGAGGACAAGGCGAAAACGGCTAACCTGAATATTTATCTGCAAGTAAATAACGTGTTGAATACACGTAACATCTTAAGTGTTTACGGTGCTACAGGTAACGCAAATGATGATGGATACCTGTCAGAAGCTCGTTACCAAAGTGCAATTGCTCAGGTTAACTCAGAGCAATCGTTCCGCGAATATTATGCATTGAAAGTCAACAATCCATATAACTACGGTTTGCCGCGCACAATCCGTTTGGGTATCAAGTTTGACTTCTAA
- a CDS encoding T9SS type A sorting domain-containing protein, with product MKGIVRIGLSLGLFLMVSGKVKADIDPALKSATAGNLSGALQNRAAGCAPATALTKLEFNNVSAVIETGGNMWQDRAQGFSAYEVPKGSKLRVLFAGALWLGGKDFNDQLKVAAVTFRQGNDFWPGPLLTDGTANVDAATCLKYDKFFMTLRQDIITFVAYNECVQSGATNCADLFPGYNVPSSILDWPGNNSDPGYDFNLAPYKDVNNDGLYNPSDGDYPWYDIKKELSCGNDRTVTLYGDQNYWWVFNDKGNIHTETGADPIGMEIRAQAFAFSTNDEVNDMTFYNYELYNRGTQTLYDTYFGQWADADVGFAEDDFVGCDVERGLGYAYNGDAFDDAGNGQTGYGANPPAVGIDFFQGPFQDNDGIDNPLTSNITDAIDSLGIPYKGIGIGYGDDVIDNERFGMRKFLYYFRSDQTTVNAQKEPNNANDYYRYLSGIWLDGTPFYYGGTAHQSSAGAQANGLVRCDFMFPGDTDPLMFGTLGTPVANPTTWTEANEGNTPADRRFMQSAGPFTLVPGQKNNITVGVVYARATTGNSFASVQKLQLADDKAQALFDNCFKILDAPDAPDMTIQELDRSLVIYLTNPSNSTNYKETYKEKDPFIILPYVLDNGDSTANLTDAEREELSSYRFQGYKLYQLKDATVSSSDLSNTDKARLVAQCDIKDGVGRLVNFIKDEDLGYDVPTLMVDGEDEGVRHSFLIEKDAFTQATLVNHKTYYFMAVAYAYNNYKTFDPNDGTKLDGQKKRYLESRKSVTGAIKAYTGIPHIPVPETVGTIQHANYGDGPQITRIEGSQNGTMFLDITPETEEIIVADYKMQNPVYQAGKGPIDVKVVDPLNVKPGKFYVEFLPGGALTPGQINVGLDTSYWQLVAAETMEWNGQTVAAGTVLLTSDRTIEVGNEQIIPELGISITIQQYKYPENVSGVEFSEPIFGDVFFADSSKRWLAGVEDAEGNNSQNWIRCGTQQQDCDATTYPDPNTDPCIYNDYIGEDDEELYESMAGGTWAPYRFCAVGNAENYPRATPIGNLFGNTRTMVEPGMLPNVDIVFTSDKSKWTRCPVLEMQEDENLAQGGVKKQKMRSAQSVDKDGNPDGTGTTGMGWFPGYAIDLGTGERLNMAFGEDSWLAVDNGRDMKFNPTSKLYSNLGDPIFGGKHFVYVFTNQDRELPGANRMPAYDGGTYIYNMLSSGNSANEIRVWRSCTWVGAPMLAEGFTFNDPSQIPTTAKVKLRVSKYYQRYTTDYSVYLPDTTTASNGWRPKYLFDLGDLATETSMTEARGDSILKLINIVPNPYYAYNAYETSRLDTRVKITNLPEVATVKIYNISGQLVRTLTKDSPITSLDWDLKNQAGIPIASGIYLVHVEIPDVGEVVLKWFGAMRPPDLQSF from the coding sequence ATGAAAGGGATTGTAAGAATTGGACTGAGCCTTGGGCTTTTCCTGATGGTGTCAGGGAAAGTGAAGGCCGACATCGATCCGGCTTTGAAAAGTGCTACAGCAGGAAATCTTTCCGGCGCTTTACAAAACAGAGCTGCAGGTTGTGCCCCGGCAACGGCATTAACAAAGTTGGAATTTAACAACGTTAGTGCTGTCATTGAAACCGGTGGTAATATGTGGCAGGATCGCGCACAAGGTTTTTCTGCTTATGAGGTACCGAAGGGATCAAAACTTCGCGTATTATTTGCAGGAGCACTTTGGTTGGGTGGTAAAGACTTTAACGATCAGTTAAAAGTTGCTGCGGTTACCTTCCGTCAGGGGAATGACTTTTGGCCTGGACCTCTATTAACAGATGGTACAGCTAATGTTGACGCTGCAACTTGTTTGAAGTACGATAAGTTCTTTATGACTTTGCGTCAGGATATCATCACTTTCGTAGCTTACAACGAATGTGTGCAATCCGGAGCAACGAACTGTGCCGATTTATTTCCTGGCTACAACGTGCCAAGTTCAATTTTAGATTGGCCGGGTAACAACTCAGATCCAGGTTATGATTTTAACCTCGCGCCTTATAAAGACGTTAACAATGACGGATTGTATAACCCAAGCGATGGAGATTATCCTTGGTATGACATCAAAAAAGAGTTGAGCTGTGGTAACGACCGTACTGTAACGCTTTATGGTGACCAAAACTATTGGTGGGTATTCAACGATAAAGGAAACATCCACACTGAAACTGGTGCTGATCCGATTGGTATGGAAATCAGAGCACAGGCATTTGCTTTCTCAACCAATGATGAGGTAAACGACATGACCTTTTATAATTACGAACTTTACAATCGTGGTACACAAACATTGTATGATACATACTTCGGGCAATGGGCAGATGCTGACGTTGGATTTGCTGAAGATGACTTTGTAGGTTGTGATGTTGAACGTGGTTTAGGTTATGCTTACAATGGAGATGCATTTGACGATGCAGGTAATGGACAAACCGGTTATGGAGCAAATCCTCCCGCTGTTGGTATCGACTTTTTCCAGGGACCTTTCCAGGATAATGATGGAATCGACAATCCTTTAACTAGCAACATTACCGATGCAATTGATAGCTTAGGTATCCCTTACAAAGGAATTGGTATTGGATATGGTGATGATGTAATCGACAACGAGCGTTTCGGTATGCGTAAATTCCTTTACTATTTCCGTTCCGACCAAACCACTGTAAATGCACAAAAAGAACCGAATAACGCCAACGATTATTACCGTTACTTATCGGGAATTTGGTTGGATGGTACTCCATTCTATTATGGAGGTACTGCTCACCAATCATCTGCAGGGGCACAAGCAAACGGATTAGTTCGTTGCGACTTTATGTTCCCTGGAGACACTGACCCATTAATGTTTGGTACACTTGGTACTCCAGTTGCTAATCCTACAACATGGACTGAAGCGAATGAAGGAAACACTCCGGCAGACCGTCGTTTTATGCAATCTGCTGGTCCATTTACACTGGTTCCAGGTCAAAAAAATAATATCACCGTAGGTGTTGTTTATGCACGTGCAACGACTGGTAACTCATTTGCATCAGTTCAAAAATTACAATTAGCGGATGATAAAGCACAGGCTTTATTTGACAACTGTTTCAAAATTTTGGATGCACCGGACGCACCGGATATGACCATTCAGGAGTTGGATCGTTCATTGGTAATTTACCTGACGAATCCATCTAACTCAACTAATTATAAGGAGACCTACAAAGAGAAAGATCCATTTATTATTTTACCTTATGTTTTGGATAATGGAGATTCTACTGCTAATCTTACAGATGCTGAGCGAGAAGAATTGTCTTCTTACAGATTTCAGGGATATAAATTATATCAGTTAAAAGACGCAACTGTATCCTCTTCGGATCTTTCAAACACTGATAAGGCACGTCTGGTTGCGCAGTGTGACATTAAGGACGGGGTTGGTCGTTTAGTGAATTTCATAAAAGATGAAGATCTTGGATATGATGTTCCAACCTTAATGGTGGATGGTGAAGATGAGGGAGTGCGCCATTCTTTCTTAATTGAAAAGGATGCATTTACTCAAGCAACCTTAGTAAACCATAAAACCTATTATTTTATGGCAGTTGCTTATGCATATAACAACTATAAAACCTTTGATCCAAATGATGGTACAAAGTTGGACGGGCAAAAGAAAAGATACCTTGAGAGCCGTAAATCAGTAACAGGAGCGATTAAAGCGTATACTGGTATACCTCACATTCCAGTACCTGAAACGGTAGGAACCATTCAACATGCCAACTATGGTGATGGTCCGCAAATCACTCGTATTGAAGGTTCACAAAATGGAACCATGTTCCTTGATATTACTCCTGAAACGGAAGAAATCATTGTTGCAGATTACAAAATGCAGAATCCGGTTTATCAGGCAGGTAAAGGTCCTATCGACGTGAAGGTGGTTGACCCATTAAACGTTAAGCCTGGTAAATTCTATGTTGAATTCCTTCCTGGTGGTGCATTAACTCCTGGTCAGATTAACGTAGGTTTGGATACTAGCTACTGGCAATTAGTTGCTGCTGAAACAATGGAATGGAATGGTCAAACTGTAGCAGCCGGAACCGTATTGTTAACCTCTGATAGAACCATTGAAGTTGGAAATGAACAAATCATTCCTGAATTAGGAATTTCGATCACCATCCAGCAATATAAGTATCCTGAGAATGTTTCTGGTGTTGAATTTAGTGAGCCTATTTTCGGAGATGTTTTCTTTGCTGATTCATCAAAACGCTGGTTAGCCGGTGTGGAAGATGCGGAAGGTAATAACTCGCAAAACTGGATTCGTTGCGGTACACAGCAACAAGATTGCGATGCAACCACTTATCCTGATCCCAACACTGACCCATGTATTTACAACGACTACATTGGTGAGGATGATGAAGAACTTTATGAAAGTATGGCAGGTGGAACCTGGGCGCCTTATCGCTTCTGTGCGGTAGGTAATGCTGAGAACTATCCGCGTGCAACTCCAATTGGTAACTTGTTTGGAAATACCCGTACCATGGTTGAACCAGGCATGTTACCAAACGTAGATATCGTATTCACATCCGATAAATCGAAATGGACCCGTTGTCCGGTACTCGAAATGCAAGAGGATGAAAATCTTGCTCAAGGTGGTGTGAAAAAACAAAAAATGCGTTCGGCTCAATCGGTAGATAAAGACGGTAACCCGGATGGTACCGGAACTACAGGTATGGGTTGGTTCCCCGGTTATGCAATTGACTTAGGTACCGGTGAACGTTTAAATATGGCTTTCGGAGAAGATAGCTGGTTGGCTGTCGACAATGGTCGCGATATGAAGTTTAATCCAACGAGCAAACTTTACTCTAATTTAGGAGATCCGATTTTTGGAGGTAAGCACTTTGTTTACGTATTCACCAATCAGGATCGCGAATTACCTGGTGCTAACCGTATGCCGGCTTATGACGGAGGAACATACATCTACAACATGTTAAGCTCCGGTAACTCTGCAAACGAAATCAGAGTATGGCGTTCATGTACCTGGGTGGGTGCTCCAATGTTGGCTGAAGGATTTACATTCAATGATCCTTCTCAAATTCCGACTACTGCAAAAGTAAAATTGCGTGTGTCTAAGTACTATCAGCGTTATACTACAGATTACTCTGTATATCTCCCTGATACAACTACAGCAAGTAATGGTTGGAGACCCAAATACCTCTTCGATCTTGGAGATCTGGCAACAGAAACTTCAATGACAGAAGCACGTGGTGATTCAATTTTAAAATTGATCAACATCGTACCTAATCCGTACTATGCTTACAATGCTTACGAAACAAGCCGTTTGGATACCCGTGTTAAAATCACCAATCTCCCGGAAGTTGCAACTGTAAAAATTTACAACATCTCTGGTCAGTTAGTGAGAACACTTACCAAAGACTCTCCAATAACTTCGTTGGATTGGGATTTGAAAAATCAGGCAGGTATTCCGATTGCTAGTGGAATCTATCTGGTTCACGTAGAAATTCCGGATGTTGGAGAAGTAGTTCTGAAATGGTTTGGAGCAATGCGTCCACCAGACCTTCAAAGCTTCTAA